A single genomic interval of Pyrobaculum arsenaticum DSM 13514 harbors:
- a CDS encoding FmdE family protein: MKGCNPHNVACAFKELGRKLLALIEEKIGALGPENAFVATNAKFLTSRGYSVAPVMTAFLEKGLELYYNVVPVHSPYYADLHLVAYNKDSSKGVYARVARSAVEKIAACDRATADYIKWEPLSPGGAEGWSDKARYLTILAAWLSGASHELLLGAELHNHVCPGLISGYLIIRRLEELGLLKQGVEIKLVSAPPWCKDDLLIQVLDATPGKRNFSVKFLTEDRRQELRRSLGGDPAYIAFIHDRGREEVLVISFDWEKAREIAGVVGDTPSSKLAMSAALLRHLDEAAQLIHVKHVEAGDPELFEKASLSGTDPYKTVLLHE; encoded by the coding sequence ATGAAAGGCTGTAATCCGCATAACGTAGCCTGCGCCTTCAAGGAGCTTGGCAGAAAGCTCCTGGCCCTAATCGAGGAGAAGATAGGCGCTTTAGGCCCGGAAAACGCCTTCGTCGCCACTAACGCGAAGTTTCTGACCTCTAGAGGATACAGCGTAGCTCCGGTCATGACGGCGTTTCTAGAAAAAGGGCTCGAGCTTTACTACAACGTGGTGCCGGTCCACTCGCCGTATTATGCCGATTTACATCTGGTGGCATACAACAAGGATTCCTCCAAAGGAGTATACGCGAGGGTCGCTAGAAGCGCCGTGGAGAAAATCGCCGCATGCGACCGGGCGACTGCGGATTACATCAAGTGGGAGCCCCTCTCGCCGGGAGGAGCTGAGGGGTGGAGCGATAAGGCCCGATATTTGACGATACTCGCGGCATGGCTCTCGGGCGCTTCACATGAGCTGTTGCTAGGCGCGGAGTTGCACAATCACGTGTGCCCGGGCCTAATATCGGGCTATTTGATCATACGCCGCCTGGAGGAACTCGGCCTTCTCAAACAAGGCGTCGAGATAAAACTCGTCTCCGCACCGCCGTGGTGCAAGGACGACTTGTTGATACAAGTCCTCGACGCGACGCCCGGCAAGAGGAACTTCTCCGTTAAGTTCTTAACGGAAGATCGCCGGCAAGAGCTGAGGAGATCGTTGGGAGGAGATCCCGCATATATAGCGTTTATACACGACAGAGGGCGCGAGGAGGTTCTCGTGATCTCCTTCGACTGGGAGAAGGCTAGAGAAATCGCCGGCGTGGTGGGGGACACCCCAAGTTCGAAGCTGGCCATGTCCGCCGCCTTGTTGAGACACTTGGATGAGGCCGCGCAACTGATCCACGTTAAACACGTAGAGGCAGGCGATCCGGAGCTCTTCGAGAAGGCATCTCTTTCGGGAACCGATCCATATAAGACAGTATTACTACATGAGTAA